actagacgagtcgatctagccatgtccgtctgtccgtccgtctgtccgtccgtctgtccgtccgtctgtccgtccgtttctacgcaaactagtctctcagttttaaagctatcgggatgaaactttcgtaaaagtcgtatttctattgcaggtagtatatatgtcggaaccaaccggatcggacaactatatcttatagctcccataggaaggatcgaaaaaaaaacggaaaaaaacggaaaaaaaattatagctccgatgttttttgaaatattaccttctactcttgggagtatttttctttttaaatttctgaatttcgaattttttttttttttaaatcggatcactatatcatatagctgccataggaacgaacggaaaataaatatgacattaataggaaacaaattatagcttcgttggtttttattgtatcctCTTCTACTCCGGGATATGacactttttttatataatccagaattttgaattcatttttttttttaattataatcgGACGATTATATTATACAGCcaccataggaacgatcggaaattTAAACAGCTTCGAGGAATAGAAAATTatagctttggtgtttttgACATATTATCTTATACTATTCgggatataattttttttattttaaagaatttccaattcaatttaataaaagtcGGATGACCCTATCAAATAAATGTCAAAGAAACGgtcaaaaaataacgaaattattgtataaaatgttttgctttGTTGACTTTGATCGTATTCTCTTTTACTCTGGGATATagaattttaacatttcagAATTACGaatcatattttataaaaaatctatCGACTATATTATTATGCTGAATGGGGTGGTGTCAGGTGTCGAATGGAACCGGTGTACACGTGTCCAAATTTTAAGGTAGACCACCTAGGTATACCCgtttttcctattttaaattacagaaataaacacaataaggTTGATACGAACCTAGACAACAGGTAATAATGGAGTTATTACACAATCCTTAAAGTAGGTAATTAATCCGGTTTACCTAATTCACCTAAGAATTGTCCCTAAAATCGGACATTGGTCGCCATCAAAAGGGTTATTATTATGCTGAATGGGGTGGTGTCAGGTGTCGAATGGAACCGGTGTACACGTGTCCAAATTTTAAGGTAGACCACCTAGGTATACCCgtttttcctattttaaattacagaaataaacacaataaggTTGATACGAACCTAGACAACAGGTAATAATTGAGTTATTACACAATCCTTAAAGTAGGTAATCAATCCGGTTTACCTAATTCACCTAAGAATTGTCCCTAAAATCGGACATTGGTCGCCATCAAAAGGGTTATCCGAAGGTTGATAGCAGGTATAATCTAACCCTATATATTGACTCGTAATCCTAATCCCCGGATTAGTCTGTGAAAAACAGTTGCCGAGTGACAACGTATACCAGTATTTCTTTATTGTGCGTATGTTTTATACTCAGTTAATATCTTTACACCGGAAGTATAAAGTGAAAAGTACATAAAAGCCCACCAAAAAGTATAAGGTGAAAAGTAAACATAAAACcataaaaagtgaaaagtgaataaaaaaccaaaaaaagtgaaaaagtgtgcaaactgaaaataataaagtattAATATACTTTTCTTCATTTggtaagtatttttataaagcaaaacatgaTTCATCAATTTTATTGAACCTCAAACAAtttatcaaataattaaaattatcccttaaattgattaaatctACTGGTGAAATTCAGGTGGAATGTATATCatcaacaataaatatttcacccAAATTCAGACCAAAGGGATTTTGGTGTAATTAGCAAACTAAATCAAGTTTAAGCATTTATGAAATTGTCTGaggtttttaaggttttataaaagtaatcataatatttatcataACCCCTtactttatacatttatttttaacagcaaAATAAAGAGAATGCCGCGCGTATCTTCTTTATCTCAAGAGCAGCGCCGCCAAGCTGCACTTAGACGAAGCCGATCCCAATATGCTCAAAATGCGTCTGAAATAAGGACCCGCAATGCGCGGCACATTGCCTTGGCCCGCGCAAGTAATTTAGAGGTAGCAGAAGTAGCTCGCTCGCAAAATTCCGCTGCTCGCTCTCAAAGAAGGAGAAGTGAAAGGATTCGAGCCAGCGAACGATTGAGGAATACTGCCAATCGCGCTACCTGGAGATCGATCGAGGAAAATCGAGGACCCGAACGCGCACGGGACGCTGCAGCCCACGCCAGGGTCAGGTCGAATTCGGAAGAGCGACGACGACAGCAAGTGCAGAATACTGCAGCGCACGCAATCACTAGGTCGGATTCCGAGGAGCGACGACGACAGCAGGTGCAAAATACTGCTGACCATGCTACCTGGAGATCGATCGAGGAGAATCGAGGACCTGAACGCGCTCGGGATGCTGCAGCCCACGCCAGGGTCAGGTCGAATTCGGAAGAGCGACGACGACAGCAAGTGCAGAATACTGCAGCGCACGCAATCACTAGGTCGGATTCCGAGGAGCGACGACGACAGCAGGTGCAAAATACTGCTGACCATGCTACCTGGAGATCGATCGAGGAGAATCGGAGACCTGAACGCGCTCGGGATGCTGCAGCCCACGCCAGGGTCAGGTCGAATTCGGAAGAGCGACGACGACAGCAAGTGCAGAATACTGCAGCGCACGCAATCACTAGGTCGGATTCCGAGGAGCGACGACGACAGCAGGTGCAAAATACTGCTGACCATGCTACCTGGAGATCGATCGAGGAGAATCGAGGACCCGAACGCGTTCGGGATGCTGCAGCTCACAGGATCACAAGGAACAACCCCATCGCTAGGACACAGCAGCAAAGGACCAACACAGTGCATCATCGGGAAACTCGTCTTCAGAGGAGACTTCGGGAGCAGCAAATTCAGGAAATGGCTGAGGAGCGACTATTGACTTATAGGTCTAATTCACAAAATCGACAGGCGGAATCTTCAAGGCAGTCACAGCGCAATATTGCTGGAAGAGCACAACTTTCGGAGGATGAACGAGAGGATCAACGGGAACGCCAGCGACGGAGGAGTCGAGCTACTGCGAGGGAACAATATCTACGTAACATTAAGGACGGACCAACAAAGTTTTGTACGTGCTGTGGAGGAACGTGGTTTCCATCTCAGGTAAGTGGTTTGAACATACGTACTATTTCTTCTAAGTACCCCAACCTTAGTGTAGACAATGCCTTCTATTTAAGTAGAAAGTTTCCGAGTCCGTCCGGCAAATATCAATTTTGTAGCACATGTCGTCAAGGCGTTTCCAAAGGTAGGATACCATCCCTTTGTCTCTCGAATGGCTTCGACTTTCCAGAGATACCTGAATGCCTTAAAAACTTGACATGCCTTGAAGAGCGCCTTATCTCTCCTCGAATTCCTTTCATGCGCATTATATCCCTTGGATATGAGAGGCAATGCGGAATAAGAGGAGCTGTAGTCAATGTTCCGATTTCAGTACCTGATACTGTAAGCGCACTCCCGCGCACCTTTGATTCGACCCATGTGATCCAGGTTCACCTGAAAAGAAAGTTAGAATATTCCCATAATTTCATGACCGAAACTATTCGACCCGCTCGGGTCATTGAAGCTGTGCGATATTTGGTTAGCACTGAGCTCTACAGGAAGCACAACATATCCTTTGACGGTGATTGGCTCAATCAAATGGGTGCTGAAGAAGAGATACCTTTCATCGCAGATGAATCTGACCGAGAAGTTGTAGAACAGCTTCTTCGTCAACGTTCTCATTCTCAGTCAAATGACCAACAAGAAGGAGATTTAAATC
This portion of the Drosophila takahashii strain IR98-3 E-12201 chromosome 3R, DtakHiC1v2, whole genome shotgun sequence genome encodes:
- the LOC123003321 gene encoding trichohyalin-like — encoded protein: MPRVSSLSQEQRRQAALRRSRSQYAQNASEIRTRNARHIALARASNLEVAEVARSQNSAARSQRRRSERIRASERLRNTANRATWRSIEENRGPERARDAAAHARVRSNSEERRRQQVQNTAAHAITRSDSEERRRQQVQNTADHATWRSIEENRGPERARDAAAHARVRSNSEERRRQQVQNTAAHAITRSDSEERRRQQVQNTADHATWRSIEENRRPERARDAAAHARVRSNSEERRRQQVQNTAAHAITRSDSEERRRQQVQNTADHATWRSIEENRGPERVRDAAAHRITRNNPIARTQQQRTNTVHHRETRLQRRLREQQIQEMAEERLLTYRSNSQNRQAESSRQSQRNIAGRAQLSEDEREDQRERQRRRSRATAREQYLRNIKDGPTKFCTCCGGTWFPSQLCDIWLALSSTGSTTYPLTVIGSIKWVLKKRYLSSQMNLTEKL